Proteins from a genomic interval of Paenibacillus sp. FSL R5-0623:
- a CDS encoding SDR family NAD(P)-dependent oxidoreductase, giving the protein MIKGQTILVTGGTGSWGQKLTEVLLEQDPAEIRLLSRNEYAQIAMQREFNHDPRLRFIIGDIRDYRAVEDACKGVDVLFHLAALKHVPVCEDQPDEAFKTNVIGTQNIIRAAIRMQVPKVIDVSTDKAVDPINVYGMTKALGEKMMIRANWLSEGTRFVCIRGGNVLGTSGSVVPLFRRQIDEGKSPTITDKGMTRFFLTRTEAIHLLLKAAEAAVGGETFVMKMKACKMTDLASVMLEQAGRPSFDYKVTGIRPGEKLHEVLISPFEAPRTRQYDAQYYVILPEHPDKGLTDQYSSLPRVNFSEYRSDSAMMNKPAIARFLRAGGYID; this is encoded by the coding sequence ATGATTAAAGGACAAACGATTCTGGTTACCGGGGGCACAGGCTCCTGGGGTCAAAAGCTGACCGAGGTGCTTCTGGAACAGGACCCGGCAGAGATTCGCCTCCTGTCTCGTAACGAATATGCTCAGATTGCGATGCAGCGTGAGTTCAACCATGACCCGCGTCTGCGATTCATCATTGGGGATATCCGGGATTATCGGGCAGTGGAAGATGCGTGCAAAGGCGTGGATGTACTTTTTCATCTGGCTGCGCTGAAGCATGTACCAGTGTGCGAGGACCAGCCGGATGAAGCGTTCAAGACGAATGTGATCGGGACGCAGAATATTATTCGGGCTGCAATTCGGATGCAGGTTCCCAAAGTCATTGATGTGTCCACCGATAAGGCGGTAGATCCGATTAACGTATATGGCATGACAAAGGCCTTGGGTGAAAAAATGATGATCCGTGCCAACTGGCTAAGTGAAGGTACCCGGTTTGTCTGTATCCGTGGGGGCAATGTGCTTGGAACCAGCGGTAGTGTTGTACCCTTGTTCCGTCGTCAGATCGATGAAGGCAAAAGCCCGACCATTACGGACAAAGGCATGACCCGTTTTTTTCTGACACGTACCGAAGCTATACATTTACTGCTTAAGGCGGCTGAGGCGGCTGTGGGCGGGGAGACATTTGTGATGAAAATGAAAGCTTGCAAGATGACGGATCTGGCATCCGTCATGTTGGAACAGGCAGGTCGTCCATCCTTCGATTATAAGGTGACGGGCATACGTCCAGGCGAGAAATTGCATGAAGTGCTGATCTCGCCCTTTGAAGCACCACGCACTCGTCAATACGATGCGCAGTATTATGTGATCCTGCCGGAGCACCCGGACAAGGGGCTGACAGATCAGTACAGCAGCCTGCCTCGTGTGAACTTCTCCGAGTATCGCTCGGACAGTGCCATGATGAACAAGCCAGCGATTGCCCGGTTTTTGCGTGCAGGCGGCTATATCGATTAG
- a CDS encoding sigma-70 family RNA polymerase sigma factor, with translation MTPIQLTIAAQEGDAEAFAALMELHQSQLYRIAYAYLHNEGDALEAIQESTFRAFRKLKKLKEPSYFGTWLIRILLNYCADERKRKSRFSPVTEIIESSSWDRPSDPDLAAAVSTLDRDCKQIIILSYFEGFSLTEVADILEIPTGTVKSRLHRALGQLRDQLETKGDVSL, from the coding sequence GTGACCCCTATCCAGCTCACCATCGCCGCACAAGAAGGGGATGCCGAGGCCTTTGCAGCCTTAATGGAATTACATCAGAGCCAACTGTACCGTATCGCCTATGCCTACCTGCATAACGAAGGTGATGCGCTCGAAGCGATTCAGGAATCAACCTTCAGGGCGTTCCGCAAACTCAAAAAATTAAAAGAGCCCTCCTACTTTGGCACTTGGCTCATCCGCATTCTGCTCAACTACTGTGCGGACGAACGCAAACGTAAAAGTCGGTTCAGTCCCGTCACCGAGATTATTGAATCCAGCAGTTGGGATCGTCCTTCGGACCCCGATCTTGCTGCCGCCGTATCCACCCTTGACCGGGATTGCAAACAGATTATTATTCTGAGTTATTTCGAAGGTTTCTCCTTAACTGAAGTTGCCGATATTCTCGAAATCCCGACCGGAACCGTAAAATCCCGATTACATCGGGCACTCGGACAGCTCCGTGATCAACTTGAAACGAAAGGAGATGTATCCTTATGA
- a CDS encoding ankyrin repeat domain-containing protein: MNHAEQINQLFQAAQVGDVANLQLLLASHQELTNIENQDGLTPLGYASHYGQAEAVRLLLEHGADVNTLSHSKISFIPSNTALHAALAGERSPEVIQLLLEHGASTNILDSDGQYALHSAAFHTDQIELIEMLLQHGADPNALNSAGQTALDISLERGNTSTASCLRAAVTAHQQ; this comes from the coding sequence ATGAATCATGCAGAACAGATTAATCAACTATTTCAGGCTGCACAGGTTGGAGATGTGGCCAATCTGCAATTATTGCTCGCTTCTCACCAGGAACTCACCAATATTGAAAATCAGGATGGGTTAACTCCGCTGGGATATGCCTCTCATTATGGACAAGCAGAAGCAGTTCGTCTCCTTCTGGAGCATGGAGCAGATGTTAACACCCTTTCTCATTCCAAGATTTCCTTCATCCCGTCCAATACTGCACTGCATGCCGCACTTGCCGGAGAACGTTCACCAGAAGTTATCCAACTTTTACTCGAACATGGGGCATCCACGAATATTCTGGACAGCGATGGACAATATGCGTTGCACTCCGCAGCATTTCATACCGATCAGATCGAACTTATCGAGATGTTACTTCAGCATGGAGCTGATCCAAACGCGCTAAACTCAGCTGGCCAGACCGCACTGGATATTTCACTTGAACGTGGTAACACGTCTACAGCTTCATGTCTGCGAGCAGCCGTTACAGCGCATCAGCAATAA
- a CDS encoding nucleotide sugar dehydrogenase produces the protein MEGMEENHRHNQHEGNEELQQRTLIQHINDRSLKAVVIGLGYVGLPMAVEMAQAGYQVHGIDIDTSKVAKLRAGHSYVIGIEDDVVQSLMQAGLFTASTDYAAVRQANVIVICVPTPLTADHQPDISYISAAVDGMTPYLQEDSLVILESTTYPGTTEERVKQPIEVANGWRAGEQFYVCYSPERVDPGSVHYGVKNTPKIIGGSTPACLNYGKQFYGSFLNEVVPVSSTTVAETAKLFENTFRSVNIALVNELTPACEQMGVNIWEVLNAAATKPFGYMPFYPGPGIGGHCIPIDPIYLSWAANRQGSELQFIQLADTTNRQMPERVVKRAAELLEQNGVSIRRARVVLAGMAYKKDIDDLRESPALDVFRLLSAAGAEVVFTDPMVPVFRKDDGMMLQSRPAVPELWTGADLVIITTDHSGFDYQEMADHAKLIFDTRNATAGCRGGNIVVLGQPVRPEVKGVREQQESVAWVGQKETAVEDNADHHEVAIDPDKDQGDAHGKS, from the coding sequence GTGGAAGGAATGGAAGAGAATCATCGGCACAACCAGCACGAAGGAAATGAAGAGTTACAGCAACGTACCCTAATACAACATATTAATGATCGCTCCCTGAAGGCTGTTGTCATCGGTCTCGGCTATGTTGGTTTACCTATGGCCGTAGAGATGGCACAAGCAGGTTACCAAGTCCACGGGATTGACATCGATACTTCCAAGGTAGCTAAGCTGCGTGCCGGGCATTCGTATGTCATAGGTATAGAAGATGATGTTGTGCAGTCGCTTATGCAGGCTGGATTATTCACGGCAAGCACCGATTATGCAGCGGTGAGACAGGCGAATGTCATCGTGATCTGTGTGCCCACTCCGCTGACTGCCGATCATCAACCGGATATCTCGTATATCTCGGCGGCGGTGGATGGCATGACTCCGTATTTGCAGGAAGACAGCCTGGTTATATTGGAAAGCACGACCTATCCGGGCACAACGGAGGAACGCGTGAAACAACCGATTGAAGTGGCAAACGGCTGGCGAGCTGGAGAACAGTTCTACGTCTGTTATTCTCCGGAGCGGGTAGATCCGGGCAGTGTTCATTATGGTGTGAAAAATACCCCGAAGATTATTGGTGGTTCGACACCCGCTTGTCTGAATTATGGTAAACAGTTCTACGGCTCATTCCTCAACGAAGTTGTTCCGGTTAGTTCAACAACGGTAGCGGAGACGGCAAAATTGTTCGAAAATACATTTCGTAGTGTCAATATTGCACTCGTGAATGAGTTGACCCCGGCCTGTGAACAGATGGGTGTAAACATCTGGGAAGTACTGAATGCGGCGGCAACCAAGCCGTTTGGTTATATGCCATTCTATCCCGGTCCCGGCATCGGCGGACATTGTATCCCAATCGATCCGATCTATCTGTCCTGGGCAGCAAACCGTCAGGGATCGGAGCTGCAGTTCATCCAGCTGGCGGATACAACCAATCGGCAAATGCCAGAGAGAGTGGTTAAGCGTGCCGCGGAGCTGCTGGAGCAGAATGGTGTATCTATTCGGAGAGCGCGCGTTGTACTCGCTGGTATGGCTTACAAAAAGGACATTGACGACTTGCGCGAATCACCAGCACTGGACGTCTTCCGGCTGCTGAGCGCAGCGGGGGCAGAAGTGGTTTTCACCGATCCGATGGTGCCTGTCTTCCGTAAGGATGACGGTATGATGCTCCAGTCTCGGCCTGCTGTGCCGGAATTGTGGACAGGAGCTGATCTGGTGATCATCACAACGGATCATTCGGGATTTGATTATCAGGAGATGGCAGATCATGCGAAGCTGATTTTCGATACACGTAACGCCACTGCCGGATGCCGCGGAGGAAATATTGTAGTGCTGGGCCAGCCTGTACGGCCTGAGGTGAAGGGAGTTCGCGAGCAACAGGAGAGTGTAGCATGGGTAGGACAAAAAGAAACGGCAGTCGAGGATAATGCAGATCACCATGAAGTTGCCATCGATCCCGACAAGGATCAGGGAGATGCCCATGGCAAATCATGA
- a CDS encoding methyltransferase domain-containing protein has translation MANHDRVSERYYGEINSEDSHEATRTRIHWMCREATGKRILDIGCSQGITSILLGREGFRVTGIDLEEESIKYAQEELAKESRPVRNNVDFRMLDITQWKVRTTFDTVLLGEVLEHFAHPETLLIQIHRLLQEEGTLVVTVPYGYHPFYDHKQTFYAGNLAMCLMPYFEVLKLEVHHKYLCCVARRRRRTQLHMSPTLDQLMEWMELDHAHFAEVEQQHLRVMKQRKKALDSAVEQVKRLRRQESGEV, from the coding sequence ATGGCAAATCATGATCGTGTAAGTGAACGCTACTATGGCGAGATAAACTCGGAAGATTCTCATGAAGCGACGAGAACACGTATCCACTGGATGTGCCGTGAAGCGACAGGCAAACGTATCCTGGATATCGGGTGCAGTCAGGGTATTACGTCAATTCTGCTGGGCCGTGAAGGATTTCGTGTCACTGGCATTGATCTGGAGGAAGAGAGCATTAAGTATGCACAAGAAGAGCTTGCCAAAGAATCCAGACCCGTCAGGAACAATGTGGATTTTCGGATGCTGGATATTACGCAATGGAAAGTAAGAACGACTTTTGACACGGTACTGCTTGGAGAAGTGCTGGAGCACTTTGCTCATCCAGAGACTTTATTGATTCAGATTCATCGGTTATTGCAAGAAGAGGGAACCCTGGTTGTAACCGTGCCATATGGATATCATCCGTTCTATGATCACAAGCAGACCTTCTATGCAGGAAATCTGGCGATGTGTCTAATGCCATATTTCGAAGTCTTGAAACTGGAAGTTCATCATAAATATCTATGTTGCGTGGCCCGCAGACGGCGGAGAACACAGCTGCATATGTCGCCAACGTTAGATCAACTGATGGAGTGGATGGAGCTGGATCATGCACATTTTGCCGAGGTGGAGCAACAGCATCTCCGCGTAATGAAACAGCGCAAGAAGGCACTGGACAGTGCGGTGGAGCAGGTGAAACGTCTACGTCGTCAGGAGAGTGGAGAGGTGTAA
- a CDS encoding RluA family pseudouridine synthase: MNKRKRPTSKTSASAKGKSYAGSSSARSGKSNFSSAKSSGASASRNTEENKKPLTAKSSGAPKKAGGNKPKNASASKRPGNSYYRKQEPPRQYKVTEPDELLNFLLQHLKSGRNAVKSILGRGQVSVDQKVVTKFNEALTPGQIVYIRKEGAVAAPSLTGINILHEDDDIIVIRKEAGLLSIAADKTDDLTAYRQLTEHVRRTNPLNRIFVVHRLDRDTSGVMMFAKSEEVQQKLQNNWKENVQDRVYVALVEGSVAKEEGTISSWLKETKTLKMYSSSRPNDGQHAITHYKRLKSNREFSLLEVRLETGRKNQIRVHMEDLGHPISGDRKYGARTRDLGRLGLHARILSFIHPTTDELMSFETDIPKPFLYPFRADAPPAK, translated from the coding sequence ATGAATAAACGCAAACGTCCAACAAGCAAAACATCGGCCTCGGCCAAGGGGAAATCTTATGCAGGTTCATCTTCAGCACGTTCCGGCAAGTCCAACTTCTCATCTGCAAAATCATCAGGTGCTTCTGCATCACGCAATACGGAGGAGAATAAGAAGCCATTAACCGCGAAATCATCGGGTGCACCCAAGAAAGCTGGAGGCAACAAACCCAAAAATGCCAGCGCATCCAAACGACCAGGCAATTCCTACTATCGCAAGCAGGAACCACCACGCCAGTACAAAGTGACCGAACCGGATGAATTGTTGAACTTCCTGTTGCAGCATTTGAAATCCGGACGGAACGCAGTGAAGTCCATTCTGGGTCGTGGACAGGTATCCGTGGATCAGAAGGTCGTAACCAAGTTTAATGAAGCGCTGACGCCAGGTCAGATTGTCTACATTCGAAAAGAAGGTGCAGTCGCTGCTCCGTCCTTAACGGGTATTAACATTTTGCATGAAGACGATGATATCATTGTGATCCGCAAGGAAGCCGGACTGTTGTCCATTGCCGCAGACAAGACAGATGACCTCACGGCTTATCGCCAACTGACAGAGCATGTACGCCGCACCAACCCGCTTAATCGGATCTTTGTTGTCCATCGTCTCGATCGGGATACATCGGGTGTGATGATGTTTGCCAAAAGTGAAGAGGTGCAGCAAAAGCTGCAAAACAACTGGAAAGAAAATGTGCAGGACCGCGTCTATGTTGCCCTTGTTGAAGGTTCAGTAGCCAAAGAAGAAGGCACCATCTCTTCCTGGCTGAAGGAAACCAAAACGCTGAAAATGTACTCCAGCTCTCGTCCGAATGATGGACAACACGCCATTACACATTACAAACGTCTGAAGTCGAACCGTGAGTTCTCCTTGCTGGAAGTGCGTCTGGAGACAGGGCGTAAAAATCAGATTCGTGTGCATATGGAAGATCTCGGACATCCGATTTCCGGTGACAGAAAATATGGTGCACGTACGAGAGACCTCGGCCGTCTCGGACTTCATGCACGTATACTCTCGTTTATTCATCCCACAACGGATGAGTTAATGTCATTCGAAACGGATATTCCAAAGCCATTCCTGTATCCGTTCCGCGCAGATGCTCCACCTGCGAAATAA
- a CDS encoding GT-D fold domain-containing glycosyltransferase: MDSIYLEMDGVLDQLEAALLDQRPLSLVRVGDGENIVMSQETVWTTEQVLQERWAIKANLGQKGLSLPNLQLRDEVAASLQRADIVGILPRGDSTINAPDYLKRPLTDMVFAHFGISPPLTCHACVNRELVQNPRFWRMLAGKRVLLVTREIEPLRATLEREPYHLNIVTALPFDSYDHMHETLEWIQTNQDTFDVALFSCGVNAVILAERTAALAGKVAIDFGKANNIILKGRAN, translated from the coding sequence ATGGATTCAATCTATCTTGAAATGGATGGTGTGCTTGATCAGCTTGAAGCGGCGCTGCTTGATCAGCGCCCTCTCTCTCTTGTTCGAGTCGGTGATGGCGAGAATATCGTCATGTCTCAAGAAACCGTGTGGACTACGGAACAGGTTCTTCAGGAACGTTGGGCCATTAAGGCCAATTTAGGGCAAAAAGGACTAAGCCTTCCCAACCTGCAGCTACGGGATGAAGTCGCCGCTTCCTTGCAGCGGGCGGATATCGTGGGCATTCTTCCTCGTGGTGACAGCACCATTAATGCTCCCGATTATCTCAAAAGACCCCTGACCGATATGGTGTTTGCACACTTTGGGATCTCCCCTCCACTGACTTGTCACGCCTGTGTTAATCGGGAACTGGTGCAGAACCCGCGTTTCTGGCGGATGCTTGCAGGCAAGCGTGTGCTTCTCGTTACCCGTGAGATCGAGCCACTGCGTGCCACGCTCGAACGTGAGCCGTATCATTTAAACATCGTGACTGCGCTACCCTTCGACAGCTATGATCACATGCATGAAACACTCGAGTGGATTCAGACGAATCAAGATACCTTTGATGTCGCTCTCTTCTCCTGTGGCGTCAATGCGGTTATTCTTGCTGAGCGTACAGCTGCACTGGCCGGCAAAGTCGCCATCGACTTTGGCAAAGCCAACAACATCATTCTGAAAGGGCGTGCCAACTGA
- the speD gene encoding adenosylmethionine decarboxylase, with the protein MTITPEQRLQLHGFNNLTKSLSFNMYDICYTKTKDEREAYIEYIDEQYNADRLSKILNNVSDIIGAHVLNVAQQDYVPQGASVTMLVSEGPIVEIPEESLDESPGPLPDNVVMQLDKSHITVHTYPEFHPSEGISTFRADIDVSTCGEISPLKALNYLIHSFDTDIMTMDYRVRGFTRDTSGRKLFIDHEIGSIQNYIPDEIKSSFDMIDVNVYQENIFHTKCKLREFDLDNYLFGYTKDKLSKKEQQEITEWLKLEMDEIYYGKNINRPS; encoded by the coding sequence ATGACAATTACGCCAGAGCAGCGTCTTCAACTGCATGGATTTAACAACCTGACCAAGTCGCTGAGCTTTAATATGTACGATATCTGTTATACCAAAACCAAAGATGAACGCGAAGCTTACATTGAATATATTGATGAACAGTATAATGCCGACCGGTTGAGCAAAATTCTGAACAACGTCTCCGATATCATCGGAGCCCACGTTCTTAATGTTGCCCAGCAGGATTACGTGCCTCAAGGTGCGAGTGTGACGATGCTTGTCTCGGAGGGTCCAATCGTGGAGATCCCCGAGGAATCTCTTGACGAATCCCCCGGCCCTCTGCCGGATAACGTTGTCATGCAGCTGGATAAAAGCCATATCACTGTGCACACCTACCCTGAATTTCATCCTAGTGAAGGTATCAGTACCTTCCGTGCGGACATTGATGTCTCCACCTGCGGTGAGATCTCACCGCTTAAGGCACTGAATTATCTGATCCACTCCTTTGATACGGACATTATGACGATGGATTACAGGGTGCGTGGTTTTACGCGGGATACGAGCGGACGCAAGCTGTTCATTGACCATGAGATCGGCTCGATTCAGAATTATATTCCGGATGAGATCAAGAGCAGCTTTGACATGATTGACGTGAACGTCTATCAGGAGAATATTTTTCACACCAAATGTAAACTGAGGGAATTTGATCTCGACAATTATCTGTTTGGGTACACCAAGGATAAGCTCAGCAAAAAGGAACAACAGGAGATTACGGAGTGGCTGAAGCTGGAGATGGACGAGATCTATTACGGCAAAAATATTAATCGTCCCTCTTAA
- a CDS encoding DUF1273 domain-containing protein, with protein MKNLLITGYRAHELQIFGQKHEGIPFIKKAISSRLTPLVEDGLEWVLTPGQYGVDLWACEVVIDLKKTYPHLKLSIITAFQNPEEQWKEDKQEYYRSILSGVDYYGAISNQPYIGPWQFTARDDLLLRKSDGLLLVYDEDAGEGSPRFVKEKAVKKQQNEDYTIISVTSEDIQSVAEDERMNDVIDFDDSSF; from the coding sequence CTGAAAAACCTGTTAATTACCGGTTACCGGGCACATGAATTGCAGATTTTTGGACAAAAGCATGAAGGTATTCCTTTTATCAAAAAAGCCATCTCCTCCCGTCTTACTCCCCTTGTCGAAGATGGTCTGGAATGGGTGCTGACGCCGGGACAATACGGTGTGGACCTGTGGGCCTGCGAAGTGGTGATTGATCTGAAGAAGACTTACCCACATCTGAAACTGTCGATCATCACTGCCTTTCAGAACCCGGAGGAGCAATGGAAAGAAGACAAGCAGGAGTATTACCGTTCCATCCTCTCGGGTGTGGACTATTACGGTGCGATTAGCAATCAACCTTATATCGGGCCGTGGCAGTTCACTGCACGGGATGACCTGTTGCTGCGTAAAAGCGACGGTCTTCTGCTCGTCTATGATGAAGATGCCGGGGAAGGCAGTCCCCGTTTTGTGAAGGAAAAAGCCGTGAAGAAACAGCAGAACGAGGATTATACGATCATCAGCGTCACTTCAGAGGATATTCAATCTGTAGCTGAGGATGAGCGCATGAACGATGTTATAGACTTTGACGATTCTTCATTCTGA
- a CDS encoding glycosyltransferase family 2 protein, whose protein sequence is MITISLCMIVKNEERMLARCLDSVAGIADEIIIVDTGSSDRTMDIAAQYTEHVYTYEWKEDFAAARNESFAKATQEYILWLDADDVLLSAERAKLEVLKQQLPSGGKTEAVILNYTLAEGAEGSPLVTDRRLRLVKRDAGCRWHGRLHEQLSFPRGEVITADIAVTHRREAGHHSARNVRILRKWIAEEGVAQGRLLFYYAGECYDRQRYAAAARGYTKLLEQPSGYREDRLIACTRLAECYERLGEPGRKLGALLQSFQYDLPHADFCCAIAACFHERQEPVSAIYWYMQAVDVSSRDPGLRPVPEACRTWLPHARLSLCYAHLGNWEQALLHNTKAREYLPNDPGLLANRQKLEVVVRKEMKEREERGEVSPRK, encoded by the coding sequence GTGATCACCATCAGTCTGTGCATGATTGTGAAGAACGAGGAACGCATGCTGGCGCGCTGTCTGGACTCGGTTGCCGGCATCGCGGACGAGATCATCATTGTGGATACCGGTTCATCGGATCGCACGATGGATATCGCTGCGCAGTATACCGAACATGTCTACACGTATGAATGGAAGGAAGACTTTGCCGCAGCGCGGAATGAGTCATTCGCCAAGGCCACGCAGGAGTATATCCTGTGGCTGGATGCGGATGATGTGCTGCTGTCCGCGGAACGGGCGAAGCTGGAGGTGTTGAAGCAGCAGCTTCCGTCCGGGGGGAAGACGGAAGCTGTGATCTTGAACTACACGCTGGCCGAGGGAGCGGAGGGAAGTCCACTTGTGACGGACCGACGCCTTCGCCTGGTCAAGCGGGATGCCGGGTGCCGCTGGCATGGCCGGCTGCACGAGCAGCTTAGCTTCCCGCGGGGCGAGGTCATTACGGCAGACATTGCCGTCACGCACCGCCGCGAAGCGGGACATCATTCGGCGCGGAACGTGCGCATTCTGCGCAAATGGATCGCCGAAGAGGGCGTAGCCCAAGGCCGCCTGCTGTTTTATTATGCAGGCGAATGTTATGACCGCCAGCGTTATGCGGCGGCGGCACGCGGATACACAAAGCTGCTGGAGCAGCCAAGCGGTTACCGCGAGGATCGCCTCATTGCCTGCACGCGGCTGGCGGAATGTTATGAACGACTGGGTGAGCCGGGTCGCAAGCTCGGTGCATTGCTGCAGTCGTTCCAGTATGACCTGCCACATGCCGATTTCTGCTGTGCCATTGCGGCCTGTTTTCATGAGCGGCAGGAACCCGTCTCGGCGATCTACTGGTATATGCAGGCGGTAGACGTGAGTAGCCGCGATCCGGGTCTGCGCCCGGTACCAGAGGCCTGCCGCACTTGGCTACCACATGCCCGTTTATCCCTTTGTTATGCTCATCTGGGCAACTGGGAACAGGCATTGCTGCATAACACCAAAGCCCGTGAGTACTTGCCCAACGATCCCGGATTGCTTGCGAATCGGCAGAAGCTCGAAGTTGTGGTACGCAAAGAGATGAAGGAGCGGGAAGAACGTGGCGAAGTGTCACCGCGTAAATAG
- the flgB gene encoding flagellar basal body rod protein FlgB — MIETNTTRRNESLLQALTAQHNAITNNIANADTPNYKKKTVEFQEELRRIVENGKTDQLAMKRTHNKHFPVSDPNSSIVQYRIVENNETTMNNNNNNVDIDKEMADLSENQLMYNYMVDRVSGHYKKMKNLLNDLK, encoded by the coding sequence GTGATCGAAACGAATACGACAAGACGTAACGAATCACTGTTACAAGCGCTTACTGCACAGCACAATGCCATTACCAACAACATTGCCAATGCAGACACGCCCAACTACAAAAAGAAAACGGTAGAGTTTCAGGAAGAGCTGAGACGTATCGTTGAAAATGGCAAAACAGATCAGCTCGCCATGAAGCGGACTCATAACAAACACTTCCCTGTCAGTGATCCCAACTCTTCCATCGTACAGTACCGAATTGTCGAGAACAACGAAACTACGATGAACAATAACAACAATAACGTTGACATTGACAAGGAAATGGCGGACCTTTCAGAGAACCAGCTCATGTATAACTACATGGTTGATCGGGTCAGTGGACATTACAAAAAAATGAAGAATTTATTGAATGATCTGAAATAA
- a CDS encoding NUDIX domain-containing protein translates to MSELSSVPKGESEISPRIGVGAVILNERGEVLLAWRNRQPEQHTWSIPGGKVDPYESLETAVIREIKEEVSLDIAIDSLLCTAETIHPQQKEHWISVLYSTKVIGGHARNLEEGGAIGEIGWFPLHDLPSPLACFAVPGLEAAKKLYDESL, encoded by the coding sequence ATGTCGGAATTAAGTTCTGTTCCAAAAGGTGAATCTGAAATTTCACCTCGCATCGGCGTAGGTGCGGTCATCCTGAATGAACGGGGCGAAGTGCTTCTCGCCTGGCGGAATCGTCAGCCCGAGCAGCACACTTGGAGTATTCCTGGCGGGAAAGTAGATCCCTATGAATCATTGGAGACTGCCGTCATCCGTGAAATCAAGGAGGAAGTGAGTCTGGATATCGCCATTGATAGTCTGCTCTGCACGGCGGAGACGATCCATCCACAACAGAAGGAACATTGGATATCCGTGCTCTATTCCACCAAGGTGATTGGCGGCCATGCTCGTAATCTGGAAGAAGGCGGAGCCATCGGTGAGATTGGCTGGTTTCCGCTCCATGATCTGCCCTCTCCACTCGCCTGCTTTGCCGTGCCTGGGCTGGAAGCTGCGAAGAAGTTATATGATGAATCCCTGTAA
- a CDS encoding glycosyltransferase — MSRKVVIEINFNNYGLDPQRLTREWLERRMSIFRTFTLHCLKAQTNQDFLTVVKLSKESGEVMQEILAEQEPLPANIRFGTHIESVRAILAFAEGAEHIYIARLDSDDLYHRTFVQQLYDVQPQPQTMALINQNGYLWDSVNNEMAPAFHRSPQFYVYLYKTAEYASGYRVKLPGRGTHGNVIDLPHELLAPRNYVNIVHSSNTSVKKVPAKDRLSQDEMAKVLREFMI; from the coding sequence ATGTCCAGGAAAGTAGTTATTGAGATTAACTTCAACAATTATGGGCTCGACCCGCAGCGATTGACTAGAGAATGGCTGGAGCGGCGGATGAGCATTTTCCGCACATTTACATTGCACTGCCTTAAAGCTCAGACGAATCAGGATTTCCTGACGGTAGTGAAGTTATCCAAGGAATCAGGAGAAGTGATGCAGGAGATTCTCGCGGAACAGGAGCCGCTGCCTGCCAACATTCGTTTTGGAACCCATATTGAGAGTGTGCGGGCGATTTTGGCATTTGCTGAAGGGGCGGAGCACATCTATATTGCCCGTCTGGATTCGGATGACCTTTATCACCGGACTTTTGTACAGCAGCTATATGACGTGCAGCCACAGCCGCAGACGATGGCTCTGATTAACCAGAACGGCTATCTCTGGGATAGCGTGAACAACGAGATGGCACCTGCATTTCATCGTTCTCCGCAATTCTATGTCTACCTGTATAAAACAGCGGAGTACGCCTCCGGGTATCGGGTGAAGCTGCCGGGCCGAGGTACGCATGGCAATGTCATTGATCTGCCGCATGAGCTGCTGGCTCCGCGCAATTACGTGAATATCGTCCATTCGAGCAATACTTCGGTCAAAAAAGTACCAGCTAAAGACCGGTTAAGCCAAGATGAGATGGCAAAGGTACTACGCGAATTCATGATCTGA